A DNA window from Alligator mississippiensis isolate rAllMis1 chromosome 11, rAllMis1, whole genome shotgun sequence contains the following coding sequences:
- the LOC132243796 gene encoding olfactory receptor 12D1-like — protein sequence MRVLMSGRGVENLTQVNEFILLGLTNVWWLQKFLFALFLIMYAASLLGNGAIMAVLIAETKLHTPMYFFLGNLSCLDIFYSTVTVPKMLASFSSGHQAISLTGCLAQLHFFHFLGSSEAMLLGVMAYDRYVAICNPLRYTVVMSKQVCLLLAVTTWSAGFLHALMHSVMTSQLHFCGPHHVHHFFCDIKPLLSLACSSTHLNLILLNIVTGSIALGPCMLTLLSYLYIVIFLLLKVRSWESRSKAFSTCASHLMVVSLFYIPVLCNYMLASSGASYERDMIPTLMYSVVTPVLNPVIYTLRNQEVKRSLRKFLNQKLLPEKM from the exons ATGAGGGTTCTAATGAGTGGAAG AGGGGTGGAGAATCTGACACAAGTGAATGAGTTCATCCTCTTGGGTCTGACCAATGTCTGGTGGCTGCAGAAATTCCTCTTTGCTCTCTTCCTTATAATGTATGCGGCCAGCTTGCTGGGGAATGGTGCCATCATGGCTGTGTTGATAGCTGAGACCAaacttcacacccccatgtacttcttcttgGGCAATCTATCCTGCCTGGACATCTTCTATTCCACAGTCACTGTGCCCAAGATGCTGGCTAGCTTCAGTTCAGGACACCAGGCCATCTCGTTGACAGGCTgtctggcccagctccacttctTCCACTTTTTGGGCAGCAGTGAAGCTATGCTGTTAGGCGTTATGGCCTATGACCGGTATGTGGCTATCTGCAACCCACTGAGGTATACAGTGGTCATGAGTAAGCAGGTCTGCCTACTCCTGGCAGTGACCACCTGGAGCGCTGGCTTCCTGCATGCCCTGATGCACTCAGTCATGACCTCTCAACTACACTTCTGTGGTCCCCACCATGTCCACCACTTCTTCTGTGACATCAAACCGCTGCTGAGTttggcctgcagcagcacccacctcAACCTCATTCTACTCAATATTGTTACAGGGAGTATTGCACTGGGTCCTTGTATGCTCACCCTCCTCTCCTACCTCTATATCgtcatcttcctcctcctgaaAGTGCGCTCATGGGAAAGCAGGAGCAAGGCTTTTTCCACCTGTGCATCCCACCTCATGGTCGTGTCTCTATTCTATATTCCAGTGCTTTGCAACTACATGCTTGCTTCCTCTGGGGCATCCTATGAAAGAGATATGATTCCTACCCTCATGTACAGTGTTGTTACCCCAGTGCTGAACCCTGTGATCTACACCTTGAGAAACCAGGAAGTAAAGAGATCCTTGAGGAAATTTCTAAACCAAAAACTACTCCCTGAAAAGATGTGA